The following proteins are co-located in the Paenibacillus sp. FSL H8-0079 genome:
- a CDS encoding peptidylprolyl isomerase: MLPKYKKVGKVLSVSMVAVLSLSLLAACGKKEEAKAPESTDTSAVVATYDGGTITANEFDMEQRVMKFLYPEYAQMMDMDDFKEYLVKQEVAYEYLSGKASEEAKTAGAKTATEQFDKMKASVQADQWTEMLKAQNLTDQNIKDYMTRIMTVIKDKETGVTEDAIKAEFEKNKDQFTTASVRHVLINFTDPKTQKERKKEDALKIAKEVKTKLDGGADFAEIAKEYSEDPGSAEKGGLYEETPVGSWVDAFKEAAKTLPLNKISDPVETEYGYHIMKVEARTEADFTKLTAEQKESLKSQLAAAEIDTFMQNELDKIVKEVNLPKTEKAEEGTTEGTTGTGTEGEQTTEPKTDDSTGTDTKTDQGTTGTDKDATTDEGTSSK, encoded by the coding sequence ATGTTACCAAAGTATAAAAAAGTAGGAAAAGTACTGTCTGTGAGCATGGTCGCAGTACTATCCTTATCATTGCTTGCTGCTTGCGGCAAGAAGGAAGAAGCGAAAGCACCGGAATCGACAGATACAAGTGCTGTAGTCGCTACGTATGATGGTGGTACCATTACAGCCAATGAATTCGATATGGAACAGCGCGTTATGAAATTCCTTTATCCGGAATATGCACAAATGATGGATATGGACGATTTCAAGGAGTACCTGGTGAAACAGGAAGTTGCTTATGAATATCTGAGCGGCAAAGCAAGTGAAGAAGCGAAAACAGCGGGTGCCAAAACAGCAACCGAGCAATTCGATAAAATGAAAGCTTCTGTTCAGGCAGATCAATGGACTGAAATGCTGAAAGCTCAGAACCTGACTGACCAGAACATTAAAGATTATATGACTCGCATCATGACGGTAATCAAAGACAAGGAAACTGGCGTTACGGAAGATGCGATTAAGGCTGAGTTTGAGAAAAACAAAGATCAGTTCACAACGGCTTCTGTTCGTCACGTGCTGATTAACTTCACAGATCCAAAAACGCAAAAAGAACGTAAAAAAGAAGATGCACTGAAAATTGCAAAAGAAGTAAAAACCAAATTGGATGGCGGAGCTGATTTTGCTGAAATTGCAAAAGAATACTCCGAAGATCCAGGTTCTGCTGAAAAAGGCGGACTGTATGAAGAAACACCTGTAGGCAGCTGGGTAGATGCTTTTAAAGAAGCTGCAAAAACGTTGCCACTGAACAAAATCAGTGATCCAGTTGAAACGGAGTACGGTTACCACATCATGAAAGTGGAAGCTCGTACAGAAGCTGACTTCACGAAATTGACGGCTGAGCAAAAAGAAAGTCTGAAGAGCCAATTGGCAGCTGCTGAGATCGATACGTTCATGCAAAATGAATTGGACAAAATCGTAAAAGAAGTGAACCTGCCAAAAACAGAAAAAGCTGAAGAAGGTACGACTGAAGGCACAACAGGTACAGGAACTGAAGGAGAGCAAACAACCGAACCAAAAACGGATGACTCCACAGGTACGGATACCAAGACTGACCAAGGTACGACTGGAACAGATAAAGATGCAACGACAGACGAAGGTACAAGCAGTAAGTAA